In Deltaproteobacteria bacterium, the genomic stretch CCTCATCAGGTCCGGAAGCGCTGGACCTCGGTGCGGAGCACCTCGGACTGCTCGGAGAGGGTGTCGATGGTCAGCTCCAGGTCCTTCACCGCCGTCCCCTGCCGATCGGTGGCCTCCTTGATGTTGTCCACCGCCAGCATGACCTGCTCGGCCCCCTTGGTCTGCTCCTTCTGGGCCGCGTTGAGGCGCTGCACCATGTCGGAGATCGACTCGATGGCCTGGGTGATCTGCTTGCTGCCCCGCGCCTGCTCCTGAGAGCTGCGCTCGACGTGCTTGGTGATGATCTTCATCCGCTCGGCCGAGCGCATGATCTGCTCGGAGCCCCGCGCCTGCTCGGCGGTCGCCCGGGCGATCTCCTGGACGGTCTCGGCGATGCGGCTGATGGCGCCGGTGACCTGCTTGCTGCCCCGGCTCTGCTCGACGGTGGCCCGGGCGATGGCCTTCACCATCTGGGTGGACTTGCTCGCCGAGTCGAGGATCTGGCGCAGGGCGAGATCGGCCTCGCCGGCGAGGCGGACGCCCTCGTCGACCCGCTTCACGCCGCGCTCCATGGCGGAGATGGCGTTGTGGGACTCGTCCTGGACCGAGGAGATCAGGTCGGCGATCTCCTTGGTGGAGGAGCCGGTCCGCTCGGCGAGGTCCTTGATCTCCTCGGCGACGACCGCGAAGCCCTTGCCGTGCTCGCCCGCCTGGGCCGCGATGATCGCGGCGTTGAGGGCGAGGAGGTTGGTCTGGTCGGCGACCTCGTCGATCACCTCGAGGATGCTGCCGATCTTGGCGATCTTGTCGCCGAGGGCCTCGATGACGTCGGCCGCCACCCGGGAGGACTCCCGGATGTTGTCGATGCCCTCGATGGTGGCCCCGAGGGCCTCGCCCGCGCCCCGGGCGTCGGAGCTGACCTGCTCCGAGAGCCGGGCGGTCTCGTTGGCGTTCATCTCGACCTGGGAGATGGAGACGTCCATCTCGTTCATGGCCGAGGAGGTCTCCTCGGCGGTGGCCGAGAGGTCCTCGACGTTCCGGGCGACCTCCTTGATGGAGTAGGTCATCTGCTCGATGGCGGTGGTCGTCTCCTCCACGCTGGCCGCCAGGCTGCCGATGTTGGAGGTCACCTCGTCGTTGGTCGCCGCCATCTCCAGGATGCTCGAGGAGGACTCCTCGGCGCTCTGGGCGAGGGTCTCGACGTTCTCGCCGATGCCCTTGAGGCTCACCAGCATCTGGGACATCGAGGAGGAGGTCTGGTCCACGCTGGCCGCGGTGGAGGCCGAGCCCTGGGCGACCACCTGGCTGGTGCGGGAGACCCGCTCGGCCACGGTGCCCAGCGAGTCGGTCACGCCCTGCACCCGGCCGAGGACCCCGTGGAGGTTCTCGGCGATGCCGTTGAGGGCATCCGAGAGCTCCCCCAGCTCGTCGTCGGCCATCCGCTCCGTGCGGCCGGTGAGGTCGAACTCCGACATCCGGGTCGCCGCCCGCTTCATCACACCGATCGGCGCCATGATGAAGACGCGGGAGATCGCGAAGGCCGCCAGCAGATAGACGACGATGCCCGCGACCAGCAGTCCGAACATCAGCTTGCCGACCTTGGTGAGGCTGTCCTCCAGGCCGGAGCGAGACATCCCGAGCACCACGAAGCCGAGGCTCTCCTCGACCACGTCGCCGCCCGCCTTGGGCTCGGCGAGCTCGTCGATGAAGGAGTCGCCGAGGAGGAAGTCCTCCCCGGTGTTGTCGACGCCGTCGGCGGGGGCCGCGGCCAGCGAGTGGCTCTTCACCTCGACCCCGTAGTGCATGAAGTGATCGTCTTCGAAGTGCAGGCGCTGGAGGTTGCTGCGGCGGGCCACCAGGACGCTGGTGGCGTGGTCGCGCCACTCGTCCCGGAAGCGGGAGGCGAGCACCTTCTCGCCCTTCGGCCCGAGGAGGGCCACGTAGGCCACGTCGGGGTCCTCGAGGGTCTCGGTGACGATCGCGGCGGCCTCGTCCCGGTCCGCCTGCAGCAGCGCCAGCTCGGAGCGGTTCGCCAGCATCGCGAGGGTCGAGCGGGCGCGGCGGTCGAGCGAGTCGGTCAACGCGCTGGAGATCACCGTCCCGAGGGCCAGCCCCGTGGTGACGAAGAGGAGCACGAGGAGGCCGGAGAACCAGAGGATCAGGTTCGCCCGGAGCCCTCGACGACGGAATGAACTGGTGAGACTCATCGACTTCCTCCCGGCGAGAAGCGCGCTACTCGACGACGTTCATGCCCGGGACCGATGCGGGATCGATCTTCAGCCCGAGGCGCTCGGCGCTCCGCCGATTGACGAGGATGGTGCTGGGAGGATCCTGGACGGGGATGTCCGAGGGGTTCTCTCCCTTGAGGATGGACCGGACGAGGCGGCCGGTCGATTCACCCACGGCCCGATAGTCGGGCGCGACACCCGCGAGGGCGCCGGCCTTGACGAAGGCCGCGGAGAAGACGAGGAGGGGCTTCCGCTCGCGAAGGCTCACGAGCAGCATGTGCTTGAAGGTCTGGGCGGTGACCACGGTGGCGTCCGGCACGAGCCAGACCGCGTCGACCTGGGAGATCAGCTCCTCGAAGGCGGCGGGGACCTCGGCCGTCCCGCCGACCTTCACCGCGTTGAGCTCGAGCTTCAGCTCCCGGGCGGCGCCTTCGGCGTCGGTGATGAGCTTCCGTGAGCGCTTCTCGTCGTAGATGACCCCGACCTTCTGGAGCTTGGGGATCACCTGCTGGTAGCGGCGGAACTGCTCGGAGGGGGGGATCTCGAGGCGCACCCCGGTCGTGTTCGAGTCGTTGAGGCCCCGCTTGGCGGGCGTGAGGACCATGGAGAAGACCAGGGGCTTCCCCGGGAACTGCTTGCGCAGCGCCGCGGCGGCCTTCGAGCCGATCCCGACGAGGCAGCCCGGATCCTGCTTCTCGATCTTCGCGATGACGTCGGCCGAGAGGTCACCGTTCTCGAGCAGATCGTAGACCGGCGGCTTGGGGCTGAGGCTCCCGAGGAGGCCCTCCAGGGCGACCTCGTACGCAGCGATGTCGGGGCTGCGCACCACCACCGCGCCATCTGCCCTCGCCCCGAGCGGGAGCGCCGCGGAGGCCAGCCCGAGGATCACCGCAGCGAGCGCCGTCCGCCGGGGAAGCGACACAGGAGGGTGGTGGGTGCGGTTTCTTCGCATGCGCCTGTTGGGCTCGGCTCATCCGCACCGGTCGGGTGATTTCAGGGCCATGCTCCCGGAAACCGACCGCTCCCTGCACTCGTGAGCCGAGAGGATGATAGAGGAGCCCCCGTAGGGGGTCAATAAACTGCCGTGATAACAGCATCTTGCGGGATGCCATCTTGGACGGCGGGCTCTCCTACATCTTCAACCGGGATCGCTCGTCCCCGGAGGGGATCAGAGATCGGAGCCGCCGGCCATGGCTTCCTGGAAGCCGCCGTCCTCGGTCGTCAGCTCACCCTGCACCTCGGTGGGCTCGGAGCCCCGCAGGTAGGCCATCTCGATCTTCGGGCGCACGCCGGAGGGATCGGCGAGCTTGCCGGTCTCGAGGTCGACGTCGCGCAGCACGATGTCCCCGACCAGGCTGGCCGGCACCGGGACGAAGTCCGGCTCCTCGCGCCCGGCGAGGGCGCGCTTCATGTACGAGAGCCAGATCGGCAGCGCGGCGCGGCCGCCGTTCTCGTAGCGCCCCATCGGGTGATCGTAGCGGTCGTAGCCGATCCAGACCCCGGTCACGAGGTTGTGGGTGAAGCCCATGAACCAGGCGTCGAAGGAGTCGTTGGTGGTGCCGGTCTTGCCCGCTGCGGGCTGCCCGAGCGCGCGGGCGGCCACCGCCGTGCCGTGCTTGACCACCTGGTTCATCAGGTAGGTGGTCAGGTAGGCGATCGGGGGCGGGATCACCTGCTCCGGCTGCTCGTAGAGGCGCGCGTGGCCGGCCGCGATCCGATCGGTGAGGCTGGCGTAGGGATCGAAGTAGACGGTGCGATCCTCGAGGAGGTTGCCGTCGCGGTCCACCACCCGCCGCACGAAGGTCGGCGTCATCCGCTTACCGTAGCGGTTGAAGAGCGCGTAGACGTTGGTGAGCTCCCAGAGGGTGACACAGGAGCTCCCCAGGGCGATGGAGAGGTCCTCGTTGATCTTGGTGGAGATCCCCAGCTGATGGGCCCAGGCGATGGCGTTCTTCACGCCCACCGCGTCGAGGGTCTTGATGGCCGGCACGTTCATCGAGTGGACCAGCGCGTTGCGCAGGGTGACCTCACCCTTGAAGTCCATGCCGTAGTTCTGGGGCTTCCAGCGCAGCTGGTTGTCGGGATCGTCCTCGACGATGGGGGCGTCGATGATGATCGTCGAGGGGGTCCACTCCAGCTGGTGGAGGGCGGCGCTGTAGACGATGGGCTTGAAGGCGCTGCCCGGCTGGCGGCAGGCCTGGAAGGCCCGGTTGTACTCCGAGAGCTCGAAGTCGAGGCCGCCGATCATGGCCACGACGTAGGAGGAGTCCGGATCCATCGAGATCAGCGCGCCCTGGAGCTCGGGCTCCTGCTCGAGGGTGAAGAGGAGATCGGCGTCCTTGGGGATCCGGGTGCGGTAGGAGGCGTCCTCGTCCCAGGGGTAGCCGGTGCGCTTGACCCGCTTGACCAGGATGGCGTCCCCGGGGTCGAGGGCCTTGCGGGCGTCGGAGATCAGAGCGCTGGGGTAGTAGAGCTCGGCGCTCGCCTTGTGGGCCCAGCGCATCCCCGCCAGGGGCAGGAGGCCCTCGTGGCGCCCGACCT encodes the following:
- a CDS encoding HAMP domain-containing methyl-accepting chemotaxis protein; its protein translation is MSLTSSFRRRGLRANLILWFSGLLVLLFVTTGLALGTVISSALTDSLDRRARSTLAMLANRSELALLQADRDEAAAIVTETLEDPDVAYVALLGPKGEKVLASRFRDEWRDHATSVLVARRSNLQRLHFEDDHFMHYGVEVKSHSLAAAPADGVDNTGEDFLLGDSFIDELAEPKAGGDVVEESLGFVVLGMSRSGLEDSLTKVGKLMFGLLVAGIVVYLLAAFAISRVFIMAPIGVMKRAATRMSEFDLTGRTERMADDELGELSDALNGIAENLHGVLGRVQGVTDSLGTVAERVSRTSQVVAQGSASTAASVDQTSSSMSQMLVSLKGIGENVETLAQSAEESSSSILEMAATNDEVTSNIGSLAASVEETTTAIEQMTYSIKEVARNVEDLSATAEETSSAMNEMDVSISQVEMNANETARLSEQVSSDARGAGEALGATIEGIDNIRESSRVAADVIEALGDKIAKIGSILEVIDEVADQTNLLALNAAIIAAQAGEHGKGFAVVAEEIKDLAERTGSSTKEIADLISSVQDESHNAISAMERGVKRVDEGVRLAGEADLALRQILDSASKSTQMVKAIARATVEQSRGSKQVTGAISRIAETVQEIARATAEQARGSEQIMRSAERMKIITKHVERSSQEQARGSKQITQAIESISDMVQRLNAAQKEQTKGAEQVMLAVDNIKEATDRQGTAVKDLELTIDTLSEQSEVLRTEVQRFRT
- a CDS encoding ABC transporter substrate-binding protein, which translates into the protein MRRNRTHHPPVSLPRRTALAAVILGLASAALPLGARADGAVVVRSPDIAAYEVALEGLLGSLSPKPPVYDLLENGDLSADVIAKIEKQDPGCLVGIGSKAAAALRKQFPGKPLVFSMVLTPAKRGLNDSNTTGVRLEIPPSEQFRRYQQVIPKLQKVGVIYDEKRSRKLITDAEGAARELKLELNAVKVGGTAEVPAAFEELISQVDAVWLVPDATVVTAQTFKHMLLVSLRERKPLLVFSAAFVKAGALAGVAPDYRAVGESTGRLVRSILKGENPSDIPVQDPPSTILVNRRSAERLGLKIDPASVPGMNVVE
- a CDS encoding PBP1A family penicillin-binding protein: MSKAPPPPPDWMAAPAEASKPEPKPAAAAPEPAAAPLPVPELVEEDEALAEAEADAEVDEEQVGDGLILETPRKKKTWKQKLAFYVLLPVVLLGLAGLGGVLGIFWYYGQDPAIPTFSGLADYRPPMVTDVFSGDDQLVGEFYQERRRVVPYRRIPKRQVQAFLAVEDSRFFAHIGIDPMGMAKAVIEKLLHGGKLRGGSTLTQQTAKAILVSEWGFEAASARTIRRKVIEMILAMRLESIFTKEEILGIYLNHVYLGHHSYGVQSASENYFRKNVEDLTLGEMALLAGLPQAPSRYSPYVNPKRAKERRAHVLARMAAEGMITEAERDEAVAEEVVAYPIEDVFRETTPFYTEHVRRYIVDRYSNERLLRDGLKVYTSVDLEKQRYAQDSMIQGLSEVDKRQGYTGPLAEIPRKDWGRFAETYDEKVLQGKSLEYGENYVGLVTKVTSDEVTVKVGRHEGLLPLAGMRWAHKASAELYYPSALISDARKALDPGDAILVKRVKRTGYPWDEDASYRTRIPKDADLLFTLEQEPELQGALISMDPDSSYVVAMIGGLDFELSEYNRAFQACRQPGSAFKPIVYSAALHQLEWTPSTIIIDAPIVEDDPDNQLRWKPQNYGMDFKGEVTLRNALVHSMNVPAIKTLDAVGVKNAIAWAHQLGISTKINEDLSIALGSSCVTLWELTNVYALFNRYGKRMTPTFVRRVVDRDGNLLEDRTVYFDPYASLTDRIAAGHARLYEQPEQVIPPPIAYLTTYLMNQVVKHGTAVAARALGQPAAGKTGTTNDSFDAWFMGFTHNLVTGVWIGYDRYDHPMGRYENGGRAALPIWLSYMKRALAGREEPDFVPVPASLVGDIVLRDVDLETGKLADPSGVRPKIEMAYLRGSEPTEVQGELTTEDGGFQEAMAGGSDL